A single window of Lacerta agilis isolate rLacAgi1 chromosome 12, rLacAgi1.pri, whole genome shotgun sequence DNA harbors:
- the LOC117055818 gene encoding thymosin beta-15A homolog, whose translation MCDKPDLSEVETFGNKKLKKTNTEEKNTLPSQETIEQEKESAKCS comes from the coding sequence ATGTGTGACAAACCCGATCTCTCCGAAGTGGAGACGTTTGGTAACAAGAAGCTCAAGAAAACCAACACGGAAGAGAAGAACACACTTCCTTCCCAGGAGACCATCGAACAGGAGAAGGAGTCTGCGAAGTGCTCATAG